A single genomic interval of Nonomuraea rubra harbors:
- a CDS encoding alpha/beta hydrolase, with amino-acid sequence MRIDEVDGLRIATFGTGPRTIIAVHGITASLMAWAAVGRRLPDGWSLVAVDLRGRGHSASLPGPYGLPRHAEDVLRVADHVGAGPDAVLTGHSMGAYVAALAAARREFARVVLVDGGIPLPPIPEGMDPDAALEAVLGPALARLRQTFPSAQAYVEFFQAHPAFAGRWNADVEAYVRYDLTGPEGALRSRAAGEAVLEDGRWLHLEREAIGAALRAITSPLYLLRAPRGLLDQPTGMLPDELARPWTDLLPGLRDEVVPDCNHYTILFDERCVATVVDRLTSPG; translated from the coding sequence ATGAGGATTGATGAGGTCGACGGGCTGCGCATCGCCACGTTCGGCACCGGACCGCGCACGATCATCGCCGTCCACGGCATCACGGCGTCGCTGATGGCCTGGGCCGCGGTGGGACGGCGGCTCCCTGACGGCTGGTCACTGGTGGCCGTGGACCTGCGCGGGCGCGGGCACAGCGCGTCCCTGCCCGGCCCGTACGGGCTGCCCAGGCACGCCGAGGACGTGCTGCGCGTGGCCGACCACGTCGGAGCGGGACCGGACGCGGTGCTCACGGGGCACTCCATGGGCGCGTACGTCGCGGCGCTGGCCGCCGCGCGGCGCGAGTTCGCCAGGGTGGTGCTGGTGGACGGCGGGATCCCGCTGCCGCCGATCCCCGAGGGCATGGACCCGGACGCGGCACTGGAGGCCGTGCTGGGGCCGGCCCTGGCACGGCTGCGGCAGACGTTCCCCTCGGCGCAGGCGTACGTGGAGTTCTTCCAGGCGCACCCCGCCTTCGCCGGGCGCTGGAACGCCGACGTGGAGGCGTACGTACGTTACGACCTGACGGGGCCCGAGGGCGCGCTGCGGTCGCGGGCGGCGGGCGAGGCGGTGCTGGAGGACGGACGGTGGCTGCATCTGGAGCGGGAGGCCATCGGTGCGGCGCTGAGGGCGATCACCTCGCCGCTGTACCTGCTCAGGGCGCCACGCGGGCTACTCGACCAGCCGACGGGGATGCTGCCCGACGAGCTGGCACGGCCGTGGACGGACCTGCTGCCGGGGTTGCGGGACGAGGTGGTGCCGGACTGCAACCACTACACGATCCTGTTCGACGAGCGCTGCGTGGCCACGGTGGTGGACCGCCTCACCTCCCCCGGCTGA
- a CDS encoding PaaI family thioesterase, which yields MTTAALQTVLTVPERFRGPVGVANGGWIAGTMAEAVNGGRSAVEVTLHAPTPLETELRLEHVANTVSLSHGDKLLVEAIPVAEELQGPGFVPFNDAARAEAGFAGLTAHPFAECFACGLREPGDGLRIFPGPVEGTDLVAAGWRVPFTVTGEDGVPASIVGAVLDCITGWAHFGPGESALLGRLAVQIHRPVLPGGRYSVVARPTGRDGRKMFGQSAIYEADGTLVAAARATWIAPR from the coding sequence ATGACGACGGCTGCCCTGCAGACCGTGTTGACCGTTCCCGAGCGCTTCCGTGGTCCCGTCGGCGTCGCCAACGGCGGCTGGATCGCCGGCACCATGGCCGAGGCCGTGAACGGTGGCCGATCAGCCGTCGAGGTCACGCTGCACGCCCCCACGCCGCTGGAGACGGAGCTGAGGCTGGAGCACGTCGCCAACACGGTCTCCCTCTCGCACGGCGACAAGCTGCTGGTCGAGGCGATCCCCGTGGCCGAGGAACTGCAGGGCCCGGGGTTCGTGCCGTTCAACGACGCCGCCCGCGCCGAGGCCGGGTTCGCGGGGCTGACGGCGCACCCGTTCGCGGAGTGCTTCGCCTGCGGTCTGCGCGAGCCCGGCGACGGCCTGCGCATCTTCCCCGGCCCGGTGGAGGGCACCGACCTCGTGGCGGCCGGCTGGCGGGTGCCGTTCACCGTGACCGGCGAGGACGGCGTGCCCGCCTCGATCGTGGGCGCGGTGCTCGACTGCATCACCGGCTGGGCGCACTTCGGCCCCGGTGAGAGCGCCCTGCTCGGCCGGCTGGCCGTGCAGATCCACCGCCCGGTGCTGCCCGGCGGCCGCTACTCGGTGGTGGCCCGCCCGACCGGGCGCGACGGCCGCAAGATGTTCGGCCAGAGCGCCATCTACGAGGCGGACGGCACGCTGGTCGCCGCCGCCCGCGCCACGTGGATCGCTCCACGCTAG
- a CDS encoding AAA family ATPase, translating into MVGARLRYPPGALVILTGLPGAGKTTLLRRLYDLHGTESLPVTSGTVVVIDSSQSRRHWDGRITWAPYPVRRAVVFVTHLTRIRQALTQGHSVVAHNRGCGPYVLRGFAWLARRHGADFHLLLLDAPPGEALAGQRARGRVVAPRTFARHQRRWDCLLARVKGGDPAPAAGAYIVNRAEAGLLEAIVFDPPPGVDPSPRRSYKG; encoded by the coding sequence GTGGTGGGGGCGAGGCTGCGATATCCGCCGGGTGCCCTGGTCATCCTGACGGGGCTGCCGGGGGCGGGCAAGACCACGCTGCTGCGGCGCCTGTACGACCTGCACGGCACCGAGAGCCTGCCCGTCACCTCAGGCACGGTCGTGGTGATCGACTCCTCGCAGTCCAGGCGGCACTGGGACGGCAGGATCACCTGGGCGCCCTATCCGGTGCGCCGCGCCGTGGTGTTCGTCACCCACCTGACCCGCATCCGCCAGGCCCTGACCCAGGGCCACTCGGTGGTCGCGCACAACCGGGGCTGCGGGCCGTACGTGCTGCGCGGTTTCGCCTGGCTGGCGCGCCGGCACGGCGCGGACTTCCACCTGCTCCTGCTGGACGCGCCGCCCGGCGAGGCGCTGGCGGGGCAGCGGGCCAGGGGCAGGGTGGTGGCGCCCAGGACGTTCGCCCGGCACCAGCGCAGGTGGGACTGCCTGCTCGCGCGGGTCAAGGGCGGTGACCCGGCTCCGGCGGCAGGGGCGTACATCGTGAACCGGGCGGAGGCGGGGCTGCTGGAGGCGATCGTGTTCGATCCGCCGCCGGGTGTCGATCCGAGCCCGCGCCGTTCGTACAAGGGCTGA
- a CDS encoding YciI family protein, giving the protein MQRYVLTIYQPDGEPPGPEVLEPIMRDLDALGDEMRAAGAWLFSGGLRPPGEAVVLDPRGGGEVLTTDGPYTEGKEHIGGFTVIQAPDRDAALAWGRKMAAASTLPIEVREFWG; this is encoded by the coding sequence ATGCAGCGATACGTGCTCACCATCTACCAGCCCGACGGCGAGCCGCCCGGCCCCGAGGTGCTCGAACCGATCATGCGTGACCTCGACGCGCTGGGTGATGAGATGAGGGCCGCCGGCGCCTGGCTCTTCTCCGGCGGCCTGCGTCCGCCCGGAGAGGCGGTCGTGCTGGACCCGCGCGGCGGCGGCGAGGTGCTCACCACGGACGGCCCGTACACCGAGGGCAAGGAGCACATCGGCGGTTTCACCGTGATCCAGGCGCCCGACAGGGACGCGGCGCTCGCCTGGGGGCGCAAGATGGCCGCGGCGAGCACGCTCCCGATCGAGGTGCGGGAGTTCTGGGGCTGA
- a CDS encoding glutamine synthetase family protein, whose product MDRQQEFVLRTLEERDIRFIRLWFTDVLGFLKSVAIAPAELEGAFAEGIGFDGSAIEGFARVYESDMLAKPDPATFQILPWRSETPGAARIFCDILMPDGTPSHADPRWVLKRTLAKCADMGFTFYTHPEIEFFLLKNRPEPGQRPEPIDSGGYFDHTPHSSGHDFRRQAIMMLESMGISVEFSHHEGAPGQQEIDLRYADALTTADNIMTFRLVMKEVALEQGIWASFMPKPFTEHPGSGMHTHMSLFEGDRNAFYEAGSDYRLSKIGRSFIAGLLRHAAEITAITNQWVNSYKRLWGGAEAIAGQGGEAPSYVCWGHNNRSALVRVPMYKPHKGGSTRIEFRSLDSACNPYLAFALILAAGLKGIEESYELPPAAEDNVWTLTSAERRALGIQPLPGSLNDAIEVMERSELVAETLGEHVFDFFLRNKRSEWREYRRHVTEFELGRYLPVL is encoded by the coding sequence GTGGACCGCCAGCAGGAGTTCGTGCTCCGCACGCTCGAGGAACGCGACATCCGGTTCATCCGGCTGTGGTTCACAGACGTGCTCGGCTTCCTCAAGTCCGTCGCGATCGCGCCCGCCGAGCTGGAGGGGGCCTTCGCCGAGGGCATCGGGTTCGACGGCTCGGCCATCGAGGGCTTCGCCCGCGTCTACGAGTCCGACATGCTCGCCAAGCCCGATCCGGCCACGTTCCAGATCCTGCCGTGGCGCAGCGAGACGCCGGGCGCGGCCCGCATCTTCTGCGACATCCTCATGCCCGACGGCACGCCGTCGCACGCCGACCCGCGCTGGGTGCTCAAGCGCACGCTCGCCAAGTGCGCCGACATGGGCTTCACCTTCTACACCCACCCCGAGATCGAGTTCTTCCTGCTGAAGAACCGTCCCGAGCCCGGCCAGCGGCCCGAGCCGATCGACTCCGGCGGCTACTTCGACCACACGCCCCACAGCTCGGGCCACGACTTCCGCCGCCAGGCGATCATGATGCTGGAGTCGATGGGCATCTCCGTCGAGTTCAGCCACCACGAGGGCGCGCCCGGCCAGCAGGAGATCGACCTGCGCTACGCCGACGCGCTCACCACGGCCGACAACATCATGACCTTCCGCCTGGTCATGAAGGAGGTCGCGCTGGAGCAGGGCATCTGGGCCTCGTTCATGCCCAAGCCGTTCACCGAGCACCCCGGCTCCGGCATGCACACCCACATGTCGCTGTTCGAGGGCGACCGCAACGCCTTCTACGAGGCCGGCTCCGACTACCGGCTGTCCAAGATCGGGCGCTCGTTCATCGCGGGGCTGCTGCGGCACGCCGCCGAGATCACCGCCATCACCAACCAGTGGGTCAACTCCTACAAGCGGCTCTGGGGCGGCGCCGAGGCCATCGCCGGGCAGGGCGGCGAGGCCCCCTCCTACGTGTGCTGGGGCCACAACAACCGCTCGGCCCTGGTCCGGGTGCCGATGTACAAGCCGCACAAGGGCGGCTCGACCCGCATCGAGTTCCGCTCGCTCGACTCGGCCTGCAACCCCTACCTGGCCTTCGCGCTGATCCTGGCCGCCGGGCTGAAGGGCATCGAGGAGAGCTACGAGCTGCCGCCCGCCGCCGAGGACAACGTCTGGACGCTGACCAGCGCCGAGCGGCGTGCCCTGGGCATCCAGCCGCTGCCCGGCTCGCTCAACGACGCCATCGAGGTCATGGAGCGCAGCGAGCTGGTGGCCGAGACGCTGGGCGAGCACGTCTTCGACTTCTTCCTGCGCAACAAGCGCAGCGAGTGGCGCGAGTACCGGCGCCACGTCACCGAGTTCGAGCTCGGCCGCTACCTGCCCGTGCTCTGA
- a CDS encoding EF-hand domain-containing protein translates to MAIDLLNHKLDRAFDHIDASGNGVVEREDLLGLGARILVGFGESPTSVAGASLVDGFDRIWSTLSETLERDGDSGIARPDFLRGMTAAFVTGDQYDPVFRPATVAVAELCDGDDDGEIGPGEFRTMLCAFGVAYDDVDEAFDRLDRSGRGTLTVDELVVAAADYYRGDDPNAAGNWLFGPL, encoded by the coding sequence GTGGCTATCGACCTGCTCAATCACAAGCTCGATCGGGCGTTCGACCACATCGACGCGAGCGGCAACGGCGTCGTCGAGCGCGAGGACCTGCTGGGGCTGGGCGCCCGTATCCTGGTGGGCTTCGGGGAGTCCCCCACCTCGGTCGCCGGGGCGAGTCTCGTGGACGGCTTCGACCGCATCTGGTCCACCCTGTCGGAGACGCTGGAGCGCGACGGCGACTCCGGCATCGCGCGCCCGGACTTCCTGCGGGGGATGACGGCGGCGTTCGTCACGGGCGACCAGTACGACCCGGTGTTCAGGCCGGCCACGGTCGCGGTGGCCGAGCTGTGCGACGGCGACGACGACGGGGAGATCGGGCCGGGCGAGTTCCGCACGATGTTGTGCGCGTTCGGGGTGGCCTACGACGACGTGGACGAGGCGTTCGACCGCCTGGACCGGTCGGGCAGGGGCACGCTCACCGTGGACGAGCTGGTCGTGGCCGCGGCCGACTACTACCGCGGCGACGACCCCAACGCCGCCGGCAACTGGCTTTTCGGGCCCCTGTGA
- a CDS encoding terpene synthase family protein, producing MKNTPVKSASKDGVSTAATTTVFATVRTALRSALSSLLPLPRRGGSAAMALLPLTERVPAMAAPCRMHPAVYAIEAAVIDWARRSGLRADPGVGYHRMAGRAFAEFDAAAAALFAQWLTWLFHLDDELDERSGPLEIFHGMLKGTSCHPLEAAFADLWRVTSVRMSDQWRARFAVGLQRQYDACRAEAENRAAGRMPTLEEYPALRRGTVGPYLYDLVEPCLRVEVPVWVHESDPWRQLVDACSDVTAWCNDVASRPKERGDVHNFVVLAMRQLGLGEREATAWVLDRIAARCQDMRKAARRLPLDDLAPKAARDVSKVACAYLAAPRAHLDWLLESQRYA from the coding sequence GTGAAGAACACTCCAGTGAAGAGCGCCTCCAAGGACGGCGTGAGCACCGCCGCCACCACGACCGTGTTCGCCACGGTCCGCACCGCCCTGCGCTCGGCCCTGTCGTCCCTGCTGCCGCTGCCGCGCAGGGGCGGCTCGGCCGCGATGGCGCTGCTGCCGCTCACCGAGCGGGTGCCCGCGATGGCGGCGCCGTGCAGGATGCACCCGGCCGTGTACGCGATCGAGGCCGCGGTCATCGACTGGGCCAGGCGTTCCGGCCTGCGTGCCGACCCGGGCGTCGGCTACCACCGGATGGCGGGCCGGGCGTTCGCCGAGTTCGACGCGGCCGCGGCGGCGCTGTTCGCGCAGTGGCTGACGTGGCTGTTCCACCTGGACGACGAGCTGGACGAGCGGTCGGGCCCGCTGGAGATCTTCCACGGCATGCTCAAGGGCACGTCCTGCCATCCGCTGGAGGCGGCCTTCGCCGACCTGTGGCGCGTGACGAGCGTGCGGATGAGCGACCAGTGGCGGGCCAGGTTCGCGGTGGGGCTGCAGCGCCAGTACGACGCCTGCCGGGCCGAGGCGGAGAACCGGGCGGCGGGGCGGATGCCGACGCTGGAGGAGTACCCGGCGCTGCGCAGGGGCACGGTCGGCCCTTACCTGTACGACCTGGTGGAGCCGTGCCTGCGGGTGGAGGTGCCGGTCTGGGTGCACGAGTCGGACCCGTGGCGGCAGCTCGTGGACGCCTGCAGCGACGTCACCGCCTGGTGCAACGACGTGGCCTCGCGGCCGAAGGAGCGGGGCGACGTGCACAACTTCGTGGTGCTGGCGATGCGGCAGCTCGGCCTGGGCGAGCGGGAGGCGACGGCCTGGGTGCTGGACCGGATCGCCGCGCGCTGCCAGGACATGCGCAAGGCGGCCAGGCGGCTGCCGCTGGACGACCTGGCGCCGAAGGCGGCCAGGGACGTCAGCAAGGTCGCCTGCGCCTACCTGGCCGCGCCGCGCGCGCACCTGGACTGGCTCCTGGAGTCCCAGCGCTACGCGTGA
- a CDS encoding DUF5937 family protein: MSITWALRPEDVARIRFAFSPMWELVASLRTLQQPARQSIHLPWLKAVRPRLAGLDLSELFALVPPGGYLADFITPPPDTPMPDFAAELDRVRRTDPALARQEALKVRGTDPAVIARFAADPEAGVSRVADALEAYWEGCFAEFWPRVYALLERDVLRRSRQLAQGGARELFAGLDPAVVWTGELLLIDRPWCASGGLHGDGLVLVPSAFYWPAVAVMTAPYQSMLVYPVQGVGTLWEQGPPPAPGALAALIGRSRAAILLALAEPATTSALAARMALTPGAVSQHLGVLSGGGLAVGMRLGKQVVYRRTLAGDMLAAGPKAHA, encoded by the coding sequence ATGTCCATCACCTGGGCGCTGAGGCCCGAGGACGTGGCGCGCATCCGGTTCGCCTTCTCCCCGATGTGGGAGCTCGTGGCCAGCCTGCGCACCCTCCAGCAGCCCGCCAGGCAGTCGATCCACCTGCCCTGGCTCAAGGCCGTGCGGCCCCGGCTGGCCGGGCTCGACCTGTCCGAGCTGTTCGCGCTCGTGCCGCCGGGCGGCTACCTGGCCGACTTCATCACCCCGCCGCCCGACACGCCGATGCCCGACTTCGCCGCCGAGCTCGACCGCGTCAGGCGCACCGACCCCGCGCTGGCCCGCCAGGAGGCGCTGAAGGTGCGCGGCACGGACCCGGCCGTCATCGCACGCTTCGCCGCCGACCCCGAGGCCGGGGTGTCCAGGGTCGCGGACGCGCTGGAGGCGTACTGGGAGGGGTGCTTCGCCGAGTTCTGGCCCCGCGTGTACGCGCTGCTGGAGCGGGACGTGCTGCGCCGCTCGCGCCAGCTCGCCCAGGGCGGGGCGCGCGAGCTGTTCGCCGGGCTCGACCCGGCCGTGGTGTGGACGGGGGAGCTGCTGCTCATCGACCGGCCCTGGTGCGCGTCGGGCGGGTTGCACGGGGACGGGCTGGTGCTGGTGCCCAGCGCGTTCTACTGGCCGGCCGTGGCCGTGATGACGGCGCCGTACCAGTCGATGCTGGTCTACCCCGTGCAGGGCGTCGGCACGCTGTGGGAGCAGGGTCCGCCGCCCGCGCCCGGCGCGCTCGCCGCGCTGATCGGGCGGAGCAGGGCCGCGATCCTGCTCGCGCTCGCCGAGCCCGCCACCACCTCGGCGCTGGCCGCCCGCATGGCGCTCACGCCCGGCGCGGTCAGCCAGCACCTCGGCGTGCTCAGCGGCGGCGGGCTGGCGGTCGGCATGCGGCTCGGCAAGCAGGTCGTCTACCGCCGCACCCTGGCCGGCGACATGCTCGCCGCCGGCCCCAAGGCCCACGCCTGA
- a CDS encoding MDR family MFS transporter, which produces MSSTTAQRPSFLKSQIGGLPRPFWALWGGTLVNRLGTMVMPFTGVYLTQSRGLSVAAAGLVMGVFGVGSLLSQLVAGVLADRIGRRATLSGGMLATAACMLALGYSTSLPAILASMFALGLVIDVYRPASSALVADLVSAEERPRAYGLLFWAINLGYSVGMTAGGWLAGLGFVWLFWIDAVSSVVFAVLVWRAVPETRPESRQATGGFGVVLRDRVMVGFTLVALGNALVYSQTMTMLPVAMTSVVKLSPHEFGLAMALNGILIVVVQPLVSGWLGRRDPARTFALGLAVMGVGFALTAYVSSVLGLAVTIAIWTAGEIVTAGIPGAIVAALAPAELRGRYSGLFGFAWSLSAVLAPLLGGPLLELGSGALWFTIGGVGLASAAGMLLLGPAIRRR; this is translated from the coding sequence GTGTCAAGCACTACTGCCCAGAGACCGTCCTTCCTCAAGTCGCAGATCGGCGGGCTCCCCCGCCCGTTCTGGGCGCTGTGGGGAGGCACGCTGGTGAACCGCCTGGGCACCATGGTCATGCCCTTCACCGGCGTCTACCTGACCCAGAGCCGCGGCCTGTCCGTGGCCGCGGCGGGCCTGGTCATGGGCGTGTTCGGCGTGGGCTCGCTGCTGTCGCAGCTCGTCGCGGGCGTGCTGGCGGACCGGATCGGGCGCCGGGCCACGCTGTCGGGCGGCATGCTGGCCACGGCCGCCTGCATGCTGGCGCTGGGGTACAGCACCTCGCTGCCCGCGATCCTGGCCTCGATGTTCGCGCTCGGGCTGGTGATCGACGTCTACCGGCCGGCCTCGAGCGCGCTGGTCGCCGACCTCGTCTCGGCCGAGGAGCGGCCCCGGGCGTACGGGCTGCTGTTCTGGGCGATCAACCTCGGTTACTCGGTGGGCATGACGGCCGGCGGATGGCTGGCCGGGCTCGGGTTCGTCTGGCTGTTCTGGATCGACGCGGTGTCGAGCGTGGTCTTCGCCGTGCTGGTGTGGCGGGCGGTGCCCGAGACCAGGCCGGAGAGCAGGCAGGCGACAGGCGGGTTCGGGGTGGTGCTGCGCGACCGGGTGATGGTCGGGTTCACGCTGGTCGCGCTGGGCAACGCGCTGGTCTACTCGCAGACGATGACCATGCTTCCGGTGGCGATGACGAGCGTGGTGAAGCTGTCGCCCCACGAGTTCGGGCTGGCCATGGCGCTGAACGGCATCCTGATCGTCGTCGTGCAGCCGCTGGTGTCGGGGTGGCTGGGGCGCAGGGACCCGGCGCGCACGTTCGCGCTGGGGCTGGCGGTGATGGGCGTCGGGTTCGCGCTGACGGCGTACGTGAGCAGCGTGCTCGGGCTGGCGGTGACGATCGCGATCTGGACGGCCGGGGAGATCGTCACGGCCGGGATCCCCGGCGCGATCGTGGCCGCGCTGGCGCCGGCGGAGCTGCGCGGGCGGTACTCGGGGCTGTTCGGGTTCGCGTGGTCGCTGTCGGCGGTGCTGGCGCCGCTGCTCGGCGGGCCGCTGCTGGAGCTGGGCTCCGGGGCGCTGTGGTTCACGATCGGCGGCGTCGGCCTGGCGTCGGCGGCCGGCATGCTGCTGCTCGGCCCGGCGATCCGGCGCCGCTGA
- a CDS encoding sensor histidine kinase, producing the protein MRSVATGTAMRGTAIGMATLAVVFELADIWVTAQLPQPSWTPLPLAPEDMAGTAFSVFGAILVHSRPRLVIGWLLCVGGLSAAANILSANTFHLLYGHAAVGWPLINLTWHVLQLTLGVLLPLLFPVGTLLSRRWRWVVVLAVMGVALDWAGALSGQKTFREPAHWMVSAAMALAFVSLVVRFKRGDAAERRQLLWLVVALPGLLVPWMLGDPFWWLATLTIPLIPAAIAIAVLRYRLFGIDTLITRALIGTGLIIVTTGVYVAVSAASSLFLAEVDQVAGIAAAVFAGASFQPMRRGMQRGVDRLLYGSTGVPGTLARRLRHRLQHADPVHGLLATLDTLREGLSVTGVAVELDGMTTTSGSLGPPARVISLVWHGEPVGLLLVGPTDRRRFPAAHDERVLATLTPYIADAAHAVRLTAALQRSRERILTAREEERRRLRRDLHDGLGQSLTGMAMSINAARLSVRSSPERADLLLAELRAGMDAVSGDIRQLVYGLRPPALDELGLAGAVAELAGTPVEVSGGLDGLPAAVEVAAYRIVQEALTNARKHSGAATIAVALRRAETLRITVTDDGCGIPPDARAGVGLGSMRERAAELGGTCVVREAEGGGTVVDAELPL; encoded by the coding sequence ATGCGCAGCGTGGCAACCGGCACGGCCATGCGCGGCACGGCGATCGGCATGGCCACGCTCGCCGTCGTGTTCGAGCTCGCCGACATCTGGGTGACGGCACAACTGCCGCAGCCCTCCTGGACCCCGCTGCCGCTCGCCCCCGAGGACATGGCGGGCACGGCGTTCTCCGTCTTCGGCGCGATCCTGGTGCACAGCAGGCCGCGGCTGGTGATCGGCTGGCTGCTGTGCGTCGGCGGGCTGAGCGCCGCGGCCAACATCCTGTCGGCGAACACCTTCCACCTGCTGTACGGGCACGCCGCGGTGGGCTGGCCGCTGATCAACCTCACCTGGCATGTGCTGCAGCTCACGCTGGGCGTGCTGCTCCCCCTGCTCTTCCCGGTCGGCACGCTGCTGTCGAGGCGCTGGCGCTGGGTGGTCGTGCTGGCCGTCATGGGCGTGGCGCTCGACTGGGCCGGCGCGCTGAGCGGGCAGAAAACGTTTCGGGAGCCCGCGCACTGGATGGTGTCGGCGGCCATGGCGCTGGCGTTCGTCTCGCTGGTGGTGCGGTTCAAGCGCGGGGACGCGGCCGAGCGGCGCCAGCTCCTGTGGCTGGTGGTGGCGCTGCCGGGGCTGCTGGTGCCGTGGATGCTGGGCGATCCGTTCTGGTGGCTGGCGACGCTGACCATCCCGCTGATCCCGGCGGCCATCGCGATCGCGGTGCTGCGTTACCGGCTGTTCGGCATCGACACGCTGATCACCCGGGCGCTCATCGGCACCGGGCTGATCATCGTGACGACCGGCGTGTACGTGGCGGTCAGCGCCGCGAGCAGCCTGTTCCTCGCCGAGGTGGACCAGGTGGCCGGGATCGCGGCGGCGGTGTTCGCCGGGGCGTCCTTCCAGCCGATGCGCCGCGGCATGCAGCGCGGCGTGGACCGGCTGCTGTACGGCAGCACCGGCGTGCCCGGCACGCTGGCCAGGCGGCTGCGGCACCGGCTGCAGCACGCCGACCCGGTGCACGGGCTGCTGGCCACGCTGGACACGCTGCGCGAGGGCCTGTCGGTGACGGGCGTGGCGGTCGAGCTGGACGGCATGACCACCACCTCCGGCTCGCTCGGCCCGCCCGCGCGGGTGATCTCCCTGGTGTGGCACGGCGAGCCGGTCGGGCTGCTGCTGGTCGGGCCGACCGACAGGCGCAGGTTCCCGGCGGCGCACGACGAGCGGGTGCTGGCCACGCTCACGCCGTACATCGCCGACGCGGCGCACGCGGTGCGGCTGACGGCCGCGTTGCAGCGCTCGCGCGAGCGCATCCTGACCGCGCGCGAGGAGGAGCGGCGGCGGCTGCGCCGCGACCTGCACGACGGGCTCGGCCAGTCGCTCACCGGCATGGCCATGTCGATCAACGCCGCCCGCCTGTCCGTACGCAGCTCGCCCGAGCGCGCGGACCTGCTGCTGGCCGAGTTGCGCGCCGGCATGGACGCGGTGAGCGGCGACATCAGGCAGCTCGTGTACGGCCTGCGCCCGCCGGCGCTCGACGAGCTGGGCCTGGCGGGGGCCGTGGCGGAGCTGGCCGGCACGCCGGTCGAGGTCTCCGGCGGCCTCGACGGGCTGCCCGCGGCCGTGGAGGTGGCCGCGTACCGGATCGTGCAGGAGGCGCTCACCAACGCGCGCAAGCACTCCGGCGCCGCCACGATCGCGGTCGCGCTGCGGCGCGCGGAGACGTTGCGGATCACCGTCACCGACGACGGGTGCGGGATCCCGCCGGACGCGCGGGCGGGCGTCGGGCTGGGCTCGATGCGCGAGCGGGCCGCCGAGCTGGGAGGCACCTGCGTCGTACGGGAGGCGGAGGGAGGCGGCACCGTTGTCGACGCCGAACTACCTCTCTGA